Proteins co-encoded in one Deltaproteobacteria bacterium genomic window:
- a CDS encoding epoxyqueuosine reductase QueH, which translates to MKLLSDVPDGENVLLHICCGPDACYGVPAMQERFRVTGFFFNPNIPPGDEYDRRLQATRQVQDFLPFALETEDGGREDWEDAVRGLEEEPEKGRRCEECIRMRLRRTAEKAKAMGIPAFCTILTVSPKKDATMVNRIGREEGQKAGVRFVEADMKKNDGYLKSVKISKKLGIYRQDFCGCRFSKRP; encoded by the coding sequence ATGAAGCTGCTTTCGGACGTTCCGGACGGCGAAAACGTTCTCCTGCATATCTGCTGCGGACCGGACGCCTGTTACGGCGTTCCGGCGATGCAGGAGAGGTTCCGCGTCACCGGGTTCTTCTTCAACCCGAATATTCCGCCGGGCGATGAGTACGACCGCCGCCTTCAGGCGACCCGCCAGGTGCAGGATTTCCTTCCGTTCGCACTCGAAACGGAAGATGGGGGTCGGGAGGATTGGGAGGACGCCGTTCGGGGGCTCGAGGAGGAACCCGAAAAAGGCCGCCGCTGCGAGGAATGCATCCGGATGAGGCTCCGCCGCACGGCGGAAAAAGCCAAAGCGATGGGGATTCCGGCCTTTTGCACCATCCTGACGGTAAGTCCGAAGAAGGATGCCACGATGGTGAACCGCATCGGCCGTGAAGAGGGACAAAAAGCAGGGGTACGGTTCGTCGAGGCTGACATGAAAAAAAACGACGGGTATCTAAAGAGCGTCAAAATATCGAAAAAGCTGGGTATTTACCGACAGGACTTCTGCGGGTGCCGATTTTCGAAACGTCCGTAA
- a CDS encoding ABC transporter ATP-binding protein: MTREAIDGIAAPDGAARLARAVSWMLLFAALHGTFRYFSRRGLLVVARLVELELRKDVFRHVIRLPLSFFGATPTGDVMSRMTNDISAVWLFLGPGLLMLAGTIISYVLALGFMFRISVLLTAISLVLAPAVILVSKQYGKTFHRLYRNVQETLAGMNATLQENLSGIRLVKAYGLEEHEADRFALDCEEYLRKNVAVAKTSAVFHGAIGFLAGAGIAMVLLAGGWLVIRGRLTLGGFVAFNAYLAMLSFPTMALGWVINLVQRGGSAMGRINEFLRLPTELSMDETERSEAPEAARDGEAALEFRNLSYSYPGEGRGEALRDVSFVIRAGEVVGLAGSTGSGKSTLLSAILRLYPVAPGTVFFNGKDINGIPVEELRRSVAFVAQDPFLFSDTVLANLCFGLEETDPETARRAAGQARLLAEIEEMPDGFGTVIGERGVSLSGGQKQRATIARALGTGAKVLLLDDALSSVDAETEQEIFREILSLRGFRTILYSTHRLSSLARCDRILVLSEGRIAEQGTHDELLSLRGVYFDMYSRQMLSRELEAST; this comes from the coding sequence ATGACGCGGGAGGCGATCGACGGCATCGCCGCGCCCGACGGGGCGGCGCGTCTGGCGCGAGCCGTATCCTGGATGCTGCTCTTCGCGGCCCTGCACGGTACGTTCCGATACTTTTCCCGCCGGGGCTTGCTGGTCGTAGCGCGCCTGGTGGAACTCGAGCTTCGAAAAGACGTGTTCCGCCATGTGATCCGCCTGCCGCTTTCCTTTTTCGGCGCAACCCCCACCGGGGACGTCATGTCCCGGATGACGAACGACATTTCCGCGGTGTGGCTCTTCCTGGGCCCCGGGCTGCTTATGCTTGCGGGAACGATCATCTCCTACGTCCTTGCCCTCGGCTTCATGTTCCGGATCAGCGTTCTCCTCACGGCCATTTCCCTGGTGCTGGCGCCTGCGGTCATCCTTGTGTCGAAGCAATACGGAAAAACGTTCCACCGCCTCTATCGAAATGTCCAGGAAACGCTCGCAGGGATGAACGCAACTCTCCAGGAAAATCTGAGCGGCATCAGGCTGGTCAAGGCGTACGGTCTCGAGGAGCATGAAGCAGACCGGTTCGCCCTCGATTGCGAGGAATATCTCCGGAAGAACGTGGCCGTCGCGAAAACATCCGCGGTGTTCCACGGGGCGATCGGATTTCTCGCGGGCGCCGGGATCGCAATGGTGCTGCTGGCCGGCGGATGGCTCGTCATCCGCGGCCGCCTGACACTGGGCGGATTCGTCGCGTTCAACGCGTACCTTGCGATGCTCTCGTTCCCGACCATGGCGCTTGGATGGGTCATCAACCTCGTTCAGAGGGGCGGAAGCGCCATGGGCCGCATCAACGAGTTCTTGCGACTCCCCACCGAGCTTTCAATGGATGAGACGGAGCGCTCCGAAGCGCCCGAGGCGGCCAGGGATGGCGAAGCCGCTCTCGAATTCCGGAATCTTTCTTATTCCTATCCGGGTGAAGGACGAGGAGAAGCGCTTCGGGACGTATCGTTCGTCATACGCGCGGGCGAGGTGGTCGGCCTTGCGGGGTCCACGGGCAGCGGGAAGAGCACATTGCTATCGGCGATCCTGCGGCTTTATCCGGTCGCTCCGGGGACGGTATTTTTCAATGGCAAGGACATCAACGGCATCCCTGTGGAGGAACTTCGACGCTCCGTGGCATTCGTCGCGCAGGATCCCTTCCTCTTCTCGGACACGGTCCTTGCCAACCTCTGCTTCGGGTTGGAGGAAACGGATCCCGAAACGGCGCGGCGGGCGGCCGGGCAGGCGCGTCTCCTTGCCGAGATAGAAGAAATGCCGGACGGGTTCGGAACGGTCATCGGAGAGCGGGGGGTCTCCCTCTCAGGCGGGCAGAAGCAGCGGGCGACCATCGCGAGGGCGCTCGGCACCGGAGCGAAGGTCCTTCTCCTGGACGACGCTCTCTCGTCCGTGGACGCGGAAACGGAACAGGAGATTTTCCGCGAGATCCTCTCGCTGCGCGGCTTCAGGACGATCCTTTACAGCACGCATCGGCTATCGTCGCTTGCGCGCTGCGACCGCATCCTGGTTCTCTCCGAAGGGAGGATCGCTGAGCAGGGAACGCACGACGAGCTGCTTTCCCTTCGCGGAGTGTACTTCGACATGTACTCCCGCCAGATGCTCTCCCGCGAGCTGGAGGCGTCGACGTGA
- a CDS encoding site-2 protease family protein: MGLQVLLFVATFFSTLVAGTYLSGADPLRDPAQLVVGLTFSIPLLAILGIHELGHYTAARRHNVAVTPPYFIPAPSFIGTFGAFIRIKSPVPHRDALLDIGAAGPIAGALIAVPILIIGLKMSAIRPTVGLTGIPLGESLLFRAASNLVLGDIPKGYDVVLHPVAFAGWIGLLVTALNLLPAGQLDGGHIAYALFGGSYMKFARAIPYLLLPMGYFWGGWIIWAVMLFVIGTAHPAPLHAEIPLSRGRRAVGIFSGLLFLVCFTPTPVPM; this comes from the coding sequence ATGGGCCTACAGGTCCTCCTGTTCGTAGCGACGTTTTTCTCCACCCTGGTCGCCGGGACGTACCTCTCGGGCGCCGATCCCCTGCGCGACCCGGCGCAACTGGTCGTGGGGCTTACGTTCTCCATCCCCCTGCTGGCGATACTCGGCATCCACGAACTGGGACACTACACTGCCGCCAGGCGGCACAACGTCGCGGTGACTCCGCCGTATTTCATCCCGGCGCCATCGTTCATCGGCACGTTCGGGGCGTTCATACGCATCAAGTCGCCGGTTCCGCACCGGGACGCATTGCTCGACATCGGCGCGGCAGGGCCGATAGCAGGAGCCCTGATCGCGGTTCCCATCCTCATTATAGGATTGAAGATGTCGGCGATCCGCCCGACGGTCGGTCTCACCGGCATCCCGCTCGGAGAGTCTCTACTTTTCCGCGCCGCATCGAACCTTGTTCTCGGCGATATTCCGAAGGGCTACGACGTCGTCCTCCACCCCGTTGCATTCGCCGGGTGGATCGGCCTTCTCGTGACGGCCCTGAACCTCCTGCCGGCGGGGCAGCTCGACGGGGGGCACATCGCGTATGCCCTTTTCGGCGGTTCGTATATGAAATTCGCGCGCGCGATCCCGTACCTGCTCCTTCCCATGGGGTATTTCTGGGGGGGGTGGATCATCTGGGCGGTCATGCTTTTCGTGATAGGAACGGCCCATCCGGCGCCGTTGCACGCGGAGATCCCCCTGTCACGGGGGCGCCGCGCCGTAGGCATCTTTTCCGGGCTTCTTTTCCTGGTTTGCTTCACCCCCACCCCGGTTCCCATGTAA
- a CDS encoding YbaY family lipoprotein, producing MQGWPIVSGTVNCRERADLPRTAMVHVELIDLSQKDPTKALLGEESIWPAGIKLPVTFRIPYDPSRIDPSHIYVLRARITDGEKTLFVSSSMSYVLTRGAPNIADIVVVRVMIRY from the coding sequence ATGCAGGGATGGCCTATCGTTTCGGGAACGGTCAACTGTCGCGAACGCGCCGATCTTCCCCGAACGGCTATGGTCCACGTCGAACTTATCGATTTATCGCAGAAGGATCCGACGAAGGCGTTATTGGGAGAAGAGTCGATCTGGCCCGCAGGAATAAAGTTGCCCGTCACCTTCCGGATTCCGTACGACCCTTCGCGGATCGATCCGTCGCACATCTACGTTTTGCGCGCACGCATCACAGATGGCGAGAAGACCTTGTTCGTAAGCTCGTCGATGTCGTACGTACTGACCAGGGGAGCGCCGAACATCGCCGATATCGTTGTCGTGCGGGTGATGATCCGTTATTGA